ACAGAGCTCTTTATCAAGCAAAGCTCAAAGGACGAAATACCATTGTGATTGAAGAGTCACATAACAATTACTCGATACCAACAAAAGCGGTAAGCAACTCCTAGTTTGACTAAGAGTTAGTTCAGTGGATACCTAGCATTCTCACAAATTGTTTTTGTAATGTTTTAACCTTAAAATTTTTTGTTGCTTAGAGCTGTGATGAAAATTGCCAAACTAAGGTTAAAAAATAAAAGCTCGAACGGTAGATTGTGACTTATGTTAGTGCTACGTTATGGACAATTTATAACATATGAGTCATGACACATTAGATTGAGAGACAGCAGCTAACGATGAATAAGATAAAACGATATCCGGTAAATATAGTACTCAGTTACTTAATACTGTCATCATTATGGGTTTTTTTCTCTGATCTTGCGGTTGAATCACTATCAAATGACTTACAAGAACATGCTTTAGCACAGACAATCAAAGGTCTGATCTTTATCGTTCTGACGTCTACTTTATTGTGGATAATGGTTCGGAAAAATAATCGTGATTTAGAGAGCGCCAACGACCTTGATAGTGTAACTGGACTTCATAGCCCATCAGTTTTTTATCGATATTTAAACAAAAGACTGAAAAAATCCCAGGTCACTGATCATTATGTCCTCTTCTTACTCGACATTGATAACTTCAAATCTGTCGCTGACCAGATTGGGTTTGAAAACACTAATTCATTTTTAAAAGATATCGCACGATCTATTGAACTTCCTATTGAGCATCTACCGCTTTCGTCTCGGGTACACTCCGATGGTTTTGCGTGTTTAGTCAAACTCAATGATAAAGAAGATATTGAATCCTACATTGCTCTCGTACATCGTAGATTTAACCAATGTGCTTATCGTTATAATACCAACGCAACTTGCTGTATCGGTGCCGCCCTATTTCCTTCGGATGGTCATAATGCCAAACAACTTATGGCGTCAGCGACCCATGCTTTAACGGAAGCAAAAAAAAGCAAAAATTCGATTGAATTTCATGACCCCAAACTCACAGAGCTTGAACGCCAGCGTCAAGAAATGGTGCAAGAGTTACGTAAAGCGATTGATGACAAAGCGATTGATATTGTTTTTCAGCCGAAATACAACATTGAAAATAGACTCGTCTCAGGTGTGGAAGTGTTATCCCGTTGGACGCATGAACGCTATGGTGTTGTTTCACCTGATATCTTTGTCGCGCTAGCAGAAGAGAATCATTTTTGTCGAGATTTGACCACGTTAGTTCTAGAGAAAACTGCGGTACAACTAAGAGCTTGTGGTTTGCTTGGGAGTGTCCTTAATAGTGTCTCGGTCAATATTTCAGCGGTAGAGCTAAATAGCGTGGATGACATGGACCATCTGGATAATTATCTACGAAAGGACCCCGAATTTGCTCGCTTACTTTGTCTTGAAATCACTGAAACCGCTATTTTAAAAGATATAGATCAGTGTGCAATCGCTGTTCAAAAATTAAAAAAGCATGGGGTATCTTTTTCGATAGATGACTTTGGTGTTGGTTACACTTCTTTTGGTATATTCAGTAAGTTGGATGTTGATGAGATTAAAGTTGATCGCAGTTATATCAATGGGTTAGAAGATGATTATCGTTCTAGAGCCATAACGTCTGGGATCATTGATATAGCTCGAGGATTTGGCATTCATGTGGTGGCTGAAGGGGTTGAAAATGCCCAACAGTTGTCAATTTTAAAAACGTTAAATTGCGAACAAGCCCAAGGTTATTATCTTGGCTATCCGGTGCCGTCCAAACAGTTAAAAGAAAGTATCACTTCTGAAACAGAACCATGTTCAGCAACATAACGAGTTTCTTTTCATATTATATGACAGACACTCAGATGACTGATTATCGAGAAGGATTTGTCGGTCTACCAATAAAAAAATCCCCATTCGCTGACAAAACGAATGGGGATTTTAGCTACTAGGGGGTAGTAATTTTATCTTCTAACTTGTTTCAGGTTTTAGATAGCCACCATAGTCGCAGCTTTCTTCATTGCTTCCTTCGTTGAACACTCAATCACGTTCGCATTCGCAAAGCGGTGAGCGTCTTTCACTTGAATATCGTGAGCCAAGATAACCAGTCTTGCGTTCGCCACATCTAGGTCAGTGATGCGGTTCTGAATACCGTTTTGCCCTTGAGTTTCTACCTTAATCTTAAGGCCTGCTGCTAAACCTGCTTTCTCTAGTGCTTTTGCTGCCATGAAGGTGTGTGCAACACCAGAAGGACAACATGTTACTGCTACGATGTCGTACTCGCCTTCTCCAGCTACAGGAGCCGCTTGAGCTTGTACTGGCGCTTCAGACATGTCTTCATCGGTTTCAACCGCTACAGGTTTCCAGAAGCCAACGATAACGGCTGTGGTTAGTGAGCCAAGTGCAATACCGACGACGTACATTGGAATGTTGCTTGATACTGGTGCCGTAATTAGGCCGCCCCACGGTGCGTGCAATAGAACGTCTGTCATGAAGCCAAACACACAACCAACAATACCGCCGGCAACGATTGAAGGAAGTACGCGCATTGGGTCATTTGCTGCGAATGGGATAGCACCCTCAGATATACCGATAGAACCCATGATTGCTGCTGCTTTACCTGCTTCTTGCTCTTGTTTAGAGAACTTGTTTTTGAATAGGAAAGTCGCCAATGCCATACCTAGAGGTGGCGTACAAATCGCGATGCCTACGCCGCCCATTAGCCACGGTTGTGTGTCTACTTGAGTTTGAGCAAATAGGGTAGCTACTTTGTTGATAGGGCCGCCCATATCAAACGCAGTCATACCGCCAAGGATTGTGCCTAGAACCATCTTAGATGCGCCAGCCATTGAAGCTAAGAACTCGTTCATAGAAGACATGAACAGTTTGATTGGCTCACCGATGCCCCACAATACGATACCTGCAGAGATTAACGTGCCTAAAAGCGGGTAGATGAAGTAAGGTAATCGTTCACCAAGGTAACTTGACTTGATATTAACGGAGGGTGAGAGTCACCTATAGATCAAAGACGTTGGGGTACGGTCTCTTCGCCACAACAGCCGTGATGATTTCACTCAACACCGACATTGCTGATAGACCGCGCTTTTTGCAGGTTTCGATGAGTGTGTGGATACGACTACGGAATTTATCACCTGCATCCGAGGTCGTTCCGAAGCTAATTTTCCTTTGAATGACAAAACCTCTAATACATCGCTCAGCTTCATTATTGGTTAAGGGGATTGATGTTTTCTTGAGGAAAACCCACAAGCTCTCTCTATGTTTAAGCAGTAACTTGCATCGCCCTCGATACCGCTTGACCATCACATCTGTCCCTTTTCTCAACCAATGATCGAACGATTTTTGTAGCCTGTGCATTCGCCGCAAGTACAGTGAATAATCCAATTCACCTTGTTCATAACGATGCCGAGTATGGAAAATGGCGTTCGTCAGCAAACAAAGATGTTTGCCAATATAAGCGGTGTGGCCACCGCCACTATAATCCGCCATTTGCTGAAGATTGCGCTTCACATGTGCCCAACATAACTGATGACGGTCTTCGGCTATCCAGTTATAGCTTGGGCACTGGTCACTGACCACAATACCTGCATAGTCTTCATCGATGACCTTTTTTGCTGAGGAGGTAGAGCGTGAATAGAGTATTTGTTCATAGACAAGGTCATCACTGGCCACTAACCAACACCAACGAAGGCTTGTTTCATCATTTCGGTGATGAGAGGTTTCGTCAGCATGAATCAAAGGCGCTTTCTTTAACGCTTGTTTTATCGCTTGATGCAATGGCGTTAGCATTGAAGCGACCTTCGTTTGCGCTTCGCTAATCGCACCGACCGAAAAGGTTGTGCCAAGCTGTTCTTTGAGTAGAGATTGGATTTTCCGAACGCTGAGGTGATATTGCCCTGCAAGCACGCCAATGTAACTTAATAAGTTCGGCCCTATAATCCCTTGCGATGCATCGTCAGGCTTTTGAGCCTTGACGGTTTCTTTGCAGTGCCTACATTGACCTGAAAATAAACGGTATTCGGTGATATCGACAGTGGGTTTTGGAATATCGAAGACCTGATGGCGATAGTATGGCCCACCTTGAACCTCAATGTCAGATTGAGCGCAACAAGGACAAGTTTCAGGGAAACAGTCAATGATGACATCCGTTTTTTTTAACGGTGAGAGCTTTCGTTGATGCCCTGTGTGGCCTTGTTTAGCTCCTCTCGAATTGCGACCACCAGAGCTTTCAGCTTTTTTCGCTCATGGCGATCTTTAGGATTGTCTGAAGAGGGCGATTTTGAAGAGTTTTTGGAGCTAGTGGTTAGCTTGTCTTCATAATGTCGGAGCTGTTCCCACAGCTCATCAATAAGCACCTTAGCCTCATTCAAATCTGAGACTTCAGGTGGTGCTTCTTGGTATTTAGGTGATTTTTTTCTAGTCATGAAACCATAATGGCTTCCCAGAATGATCACTCAAGACCCAAAGTGGGATCAATTGCGTAAGGTCACACTTTTTATGTCAATAGGGCTTGGTGAACACTTACGAAGTAAGCACCTAGCGCTGTCATGTTCGCAGAAAGCGGGATCTTCTTAAGTTGGAACACCACGCCACCGGCGATAAAGCCTGCCACGATACAGCCAAGGAAGCCGCCGCCCATGTCAGCCATGATGCCAGAAGAAATCATAGCAGGAGCAAGTGCTGGTTTATCTGCAATTGAGTAACCAATAAAGCCGCCAAGAATGATTGGGAAAAGAACAAGGCCTTTGATACCGATATTAGAGATGTCCGCCAGCAAGCCGTCGGCTGGTACTGCGCCTTTACCCGATGCCATTACCGCTAAAGCCAACAGAACACCACCGGCTACGATGAAAGGTAGCATGTGTGATGTACCAAAAAGCAGGTGACCTTTCATAGTACTGAGGATTTTTTTATAGTCGCTACTACTATTCTTATTATTAGAATTGCTACTGGTATTGGTAGCTTGATTTGCTAGGGTGCTCATAATTTTCTACGCCTTATGAATTAATTAAAATATTAAGGATTTGTTGTTCGTCTTTTGCGTTATGGATATTTTGAATAAATTCATCGCTGAATTTTCCAAATAGTTCTTGTAGTACATAAATATGATGGTCAGCACCGTTATCTGGTGATGCAATCATAAAAAATACGGTTGGGTTAATGCCGTCGTCATCGCCATACTCGATACCTTCACGCTTAACACCGACAGCAATTGCGGGTTCAGTGACTGCCTTGCTTTTTGAGTGTGGGTAAGCAATGCCGTCCATTGAGGTAATGCTTTGAGATTCACGAATTTCAATGTCTGCCAAGAAGGCTTCTTTATTACTGATTCGGTTGTTTTCAAATAACATGCTTGCCAATTCTTCAAACAGTCCTTTTTTATTATTCGCTTGAAGGTTGTTATTAATTAAGTTGACGTTAGTTAGCTGTGTGACCATTTATTAACTCATTCACTATTGAAGTTCTTGAATTAAAATTAATGGATTAACGGCATTCGCGAAATAGCAAATAAAAGCCCTTCACTGTACATTTGTACCAAGCAAAATTAAGTGTGATTTGCATCATTCATCCAGTGTGAGATGGGTCATATTTGATGGTGTTTTTGATTATGTTTTTGATACGCCGAGCGGCCTCATCAGAAACAAAAATGCCCCGCATGAGCAGGGCAGTAAGACTTTGTACTGAGTTCTAAGGGAGCTAGCTGTAAGCGCGCGCGACACGTCCAGCACAATCCAGTTTGTAGCTCTCAGCGTAAGCGGGAATGAAAACCGACTGGCCTTTCTCTATCACGCAGGTTTCGCCGCACTGGTGAGTAAGCACCATAGATTCGTCGAGAGGTAGTAGGATCTCGGCACCTTCGGTAGTGATCCGTCGCTGATGTGAGTTTTGCACGATAGAGAACTTAAAATCCTCGACTGGAATTTGGTATTCCATCACATCACCTTGCTCTATCGGGCTGAGCAGTAACCTATCCGCAGGCTTTTCCTTAAATCGAGTACAAGAAACCAGTTCATTCACGTCCATGTATTTAGGCGTTAACCCAGCGCGCAATACATTGTCTGAGTTCGCCATGATCTCTAAGCCCGTGCCTTTGATGTAAGCGTGGGGTGTCTCGGCATCCAGATACATGGCTTGCCCCGGCTTTAGCGTGATAACGTTCAATAGCAGCGGAGCAAACAGGCCGACATCCCCCGGATACTGTTGTTCCAACTCTGAAATCAACTGGAACACAAGGGCATCTGAAAGTTTCGCCTTCATCAACAACATGGTCAGCGCCATGCCTTTTTGTTCACCTTGCAAAGACAATAAACTCGCGAAGAAGCTCGCTAATCCATTAGGCGTTTGATCGCCCGCGAGGTCGTTAACCATCGAGTGCAGCTCAGGAATATCGAGGTAATGGAAGTGCTCAAGGATCTCGTTAATCGACCTAAAGCCATTCATCGCCGTGTAGTCCGTTAGGGCATACACCAGTTCTGGCTTATGATTAGGATCCTTGTAGTTACGATTGCCAGCTGTCATTGGAATGCCTTGCTGCTCTTCGAGTGCATACCCAGATTCCGCTTGCTGTTTGTTTGGATGTACTTGAACAGACAGTGCCTTCTCAGCCGCTAATACCTTGAAAAGATAAGGTAACTCGCCAAAGCGACTCGCCACTTTCTCGCTTAGAAACAAGTTTAGGTTCTTAGAAATCAAGCTCGACAATGTGGTCTGTTGCCCGTTATCAGTCACCATTGAGCAACCATTGGGGTGTGCGCCCATCCAAATCTCCGCTTGTGGCTCACCAGATTGGTTATTAATACCAAACAGTTGGCTAAACGAAGACGGGCTACCCCATGCGTAGTTTTGAATCACGTTGGTCATAGGGTAGAAAAAGCGTTGTACGAACGAGTCGTTCGCTAAAGAAAAATCAGACATCGAGATCACCATGAGGGAAACATGGCTTGAGCTCTACTCGATTTACTAAAATACGAGAGTAGAGGGACTCAAGCCATTGGAGTTGAAATGGCTTAAGCCGCTGCTGTTGCTAGCTTGGCTTTGCGTAGATTTTTAAGCGCGATACAAGTAACCGCAGTCACACCTGCACCTGATGCCATGCACAGCAGTGCCAGCATTGGGTAGTTCATTGCGCCGAGCAGAGCCACAACAGGGCCACCGTGAGCAACGCTGTTGGTGATACCAAATGAGAACGCCATAACAGCTGCAGTCATTGAGCCAAGCACGTTGGCAGGGATAACCGACATTGGATCTTGCGCTGCGAAAGGAATCGCACCCTCAGAGATACCTACTAAGCCCATCGCACCTGCTGCTTTGCCTGCTTCAATTTCAGAAGATTCAAACAGGTCGAACTTGCGGCCCAATCTGGTTGCGATAGCCATGCCTAATGGAGCGACAGGAATTGCACACGCCATTGCACCCATGAACTGAGTTTGACCGCTGGCGATCATGCCGACTGAGAATAGGAACGCCACCTTGTTGAACGGGCCGCCCATATCGAAACCAGCCATGCCACCCAGTACGATGCCTAGCAAAACCACGTTGCCTGTACTCATGCTAGTTAGCAGTGCAGTAAGAGCATCCATCAGCCCAGCGATAGGTGCGCCGATAACAAAGATGAATAGACCTGCGATGAACAAAGAGCCTGTGATCGGAGCGATCATTATAGGTACAAGCGGTTGAACGAATTTGTGGTAGTTAAACGAGGTAATCCACTTAACGAAGTAACCCACTAATAGACCTGCGATGATTGCGCCAATGAAGCCTGTACCCGCGTCAGCGCCATAGAAAGAGCCGTTGTTAGCAATCCAACCACCGATAAGGCCAGGGGTTAGGGCAGGGCGGTCAGCAATCGCATAAGCAATGTAGCCAGCCAAGATTGGGATCATCAATGTGAAGGCAACCACGCCCACTTCTAGGATTTGGTTCCACATGCTGCCAGCAGGAATCGCCATGCCAGATTCACTTGGCTCGCCGCCAATCGCCAGTGCAAGGGCTATCAATAGGCCGCCAGTCACGACGAATGGGATCATGTGAGATACGCCATTCATCAAGTAACGGTAAAGGTCTGAACGTGCTTGTGAGGCTTTTTCTACAACAGATTGGTTGGTCGGCGTTTGTTCAGCTTGGTAACTAGGTGCGTTGAGCGCTTGCTTAATCAAGCCTTGTGCGTCTTTGATTGGTGCTTTTACGTTGGTGCTGATGACGCGTTTTCCGGCAAAGCGAGCCATGTCGACCTGTTTATCACAAGCCACGACAATCGCGTCGGCGCGTTCGATCTCTTCTTGAGTCGGGCTGTTTTTAACACCAATAGAACCGTTAGTTTCGACCTTGATGTCGTAGCCAAGAGCCGCCGCGCCTTTCTCTAGCGCTTCAGCTGCCAAATAAGTGTGCGCAACGCCAGCTGGGCAGCCTGTCACACCAATGATGAAGCCTTGTTTCTCAACGTTGGTTTCCGTTTCTGAAGGCTCAGGTTTGCTAAGCAGTAGTTCTAATGCTTCTTGTTCAGATTGAGCATTCATAAAGCTTTCAATAAAGCCTTCTTCAATCAGTTTTGAAGAAAGCTCTGCCAATACTTCGATGTGGTGATTATCGCCGCCATCAGGAGAGGCAATCATGAAGAACAGTTTTGATGGCTGACCGTCATCGGCGCCGTATTCGATGCCCTGTTTATGGACGCCGATAACAACCGCGGGTTTGATCACCGCAGCGCTTTTCGCATGTGGCAGGGCGATGCCTTCTTCAAACCCTGTGTTGCCTTGTTCTTCACGCGCCTTAATGTCGGCAAGAAACTGTGCTTTGTCTGAAATTCGACCTTGCGCATAAAGTACGTCTATCAGCTCTTTAAATACGTCTTCTTTTGAATCAGCGCTAAGCGAAAGCTTAATCAAATCTTGATTGATCAATGTTGTGATCATAATGAACCCCTACTCTATTTTTATTTTGTTAGGGGTATTTTGGAATCTATGGCTTAGCTTCTGTAGTGAAGAAAAAATGCATTTACTGGATGATTGTTGCGTTATAAATGGAGTGTGATTTTGATCGGTCGAGTGGTCGTTTTTAGGCTTGTGTTGACAGAGTTTAAGATGTTTTGAGGCTTTTATTTATAAGGGCTTGGGCGTATTTCGTTATCCAGGAAACAACGTGCTTCATCAATTTCCGCACTGGAAATTTATTTCTAAAACTGGATTTTTGTAACCTAGATCTCAAATTGTGATTTTGCTCAATAGCACTATGTTTCACTAAGGAGTATATCTATTCCCATAGCTTTATTGCTGCCCATAAGAGTTTTAAAAATGATATTTCATGACTTAATCTCCTCTGTATTAAATGAGCGAGAACCGTTTCACAACATCTGGTTTGCTGGAGATTTTCATACGCCTCCAGCGTGCAGTTACCAGGTGAACTTTCCACGTTTAGAGTTGGTGCTAGACGGAGAGTACGTTAATGAAATGGAGAGTCATGATCGCAAAATAACCAACGTTATTGCCAAAGCCGGAGACGCAATTTTCATCCCTCCGAACTGTTGGAATAAACCTAACTGGGATACCGACTGTTCGGTGTTGAGCATGCTATTTGGTCGTCGTCAGCTGGGTTTAAGTTTGGTGAGTAAGCGCAAAGGCGAGGAGAGCTTTTACGATATTCAAAAGCACAGTATTCAGACTCGTTCTGGGTTTGCGATTGATAACATTTTGGAGGCGCTAAGTTCGTTAGCGAGAGAGAGTAACAAGCAGCCGATGGATGAGTTATTGTTGCAAGCTCTACTGCAATACAGCAAGACGATGTTGGAAGCGCCCGTAGAAAAATCTCATAGCCGAGTACAGGATGTGTATCAGGGGATCTGTATCTACATTCAAGAGAACTTCCACCGCCAAATAACCCGAGACAGCATTGCCTCTCGCTTTAGCATTTCATCGAACCACTTGTCGCGAATGTTCCGTCAACAAGGCCACATGACCCTGGCGGAGTACATTACCCGTGTTCGTGTCGACCGCGCTAAGTTCATGCTTAAGAAGTACAACTTCAAACTCAATGAAGTGTCAGTCCGCTGTGGCTTTAAAGATGTGAACTACTTCTGCCGAGTATTTAAAAACCGAACAGGAAAAACCCCAACCGAATATCGTGGTTCAATCTAATATACTCTAAAGTTCCCTTTTCTGACCTGAGCTTATACGACCGAAATTTGTATGACTAGAGCATCACTGCTGGCTCTGAGCTGTGGTGGTCACTTACTTTGTGTTTTCCTCTAGTGTTTATTTCTACGCTTCATCTCTAAGCTCGTTTTTCTATTTATCCCACTTCACTAAATACCCCTAATTAATAACATTAAGAGTTAGCTTTGCGAGTTGCTTATTATTTCCGCTCTCTATTAATTGAATTAAACGTGTGAGAATTGATGTATTAACGCGATGCATTTAATGAATGTTAAGTAAATTAAAAACCACTTATCGAGACGACAAAATCTTGTTATTGTTGTCCGAGTTACTGATTGAGGTTCTTTTAAGTGATTGATTTTAAATGTTTACTTCATGTCGGATTATTCTTTGTTTACTAGCGCGTAATTAATGCCTCGAAATCGAATATTCAGGTTTATATGTCCCATCACAATCTTGACTTATAATACTACAAATTAAATTTTCTATGGATAATATGCTCTTCAGATATTAATAATAAAGAAGACTTAATTCATGGAACTCAATACTCTGATCGTAGGAATTTATTTCCTTTTCCTTATCGCAATAGGTTGGATGTTTAGAACGTTCACCAGTACAACCAGTGACTATTTCCGCGGGGGCGGTAACATGCTTTGGTGGATGGTTGGCGCAACTGCGTTTATGACTCAGTTCAGTGCTTGGACTTTCACCGGTGCAGCAGGTAAAGCGTATGCCGATGGTATGGCTGTCGCGGTAATCTTCCTAGCAAACGCATTTGGTTACTTGATGAACTACCTGTACTTTGCTCCGAAATTTCGTCAACTGCGTGTAGTAACGCCAATTGACGCGATACGCATGCGATTTGGTAGCTTCAACGAGCAAGTGTTTACTTGGTCTGGCATGCCGAACAGTATTGTTTCTGCGGGTATCTGGCTAAATGGCTTGGCGATCATTGCATCGGGCATCTTTGGCTTCGATATGACGACAACCATCGTTCTAACCGGTCTTGTTGTACTGGTGATGTCGGTTACTGGCGGTTCATGGGCGGTTATCGCGTCTGACTTCATGCAGATGGTTATCATCATGGCGGTAACGGTAACGTGTGCAGCTGTGGCTATCGTGCAGGGTGGTGGCGTTACTGAAATCATCAACGATTTCCCTGTTGCAGAAGGCGCGTCATTTGTTTCTGGTAACAATCTGAACTACGTAAGCATCTTCGGAATCTGGGCATTCTTCATCTTCTTCAAACAGTTCAGTATCACCAACAACATGTTGAACTCTTATCGTTACTTAGCTGCAAAAGATTCAAAGAATGCGAAAAAAGCGGCTCTGTTGGCGTGTATTCTGATGACAATTGGTCCAATCATTTGGTTCATGCCACCTTGGTTTGTGGCAGGGCAAGGCGTTGATCTTGCGGCGCATTACCCAGATGCTGGTTCTAAAGCGGGCGACTTCGCTTACCTA
The Vibrio cyclitrophicus DNA segment above includes these coding regions:
- the tnpC gene encoding IS66 family transposase (programmed frameshift), yielding MTRKKSPKYQEAPPEVSDLNEAKVLIDELWEQLRHYEDKLTTSSKNSSKSPSSDNPKDRHERKKPESSGGRNSRGAKQGHTGHQRKLSPLKKTDVIIDCFPETCPCCAQSDIEVQGGPYYRHQVFDIPKPTVDITEYRLFSGQCRHCKETVKAQKPDDASQGIIGPNLLSYIGVLAGQYHLSVRKIQSLLKEQLGTTFSVGAISEAQTKVASMLTPLHQAIKQALKKAPLIHADETSHHRNDETSLRWCWLVASDDLVYEQILYSRSTSSAKKVIDEDYAGIVVSDQCPSYNWIAEDRHQLCWAHVKRNLQQMADYSGGGHTAYIGKHLCLLTNAIFHTRHRYEQGELDYSLYLRRMHRLQKSFDHWLRKGTDVMVKRYRGRCKLLLKHRESLWVFLKKTSIPLTNNEAERCIRGFVIQRKISFGTTSDAGDKFRSRIHTLIETCKKRGLSAMSVLSEIITAVVAKRPYPNVFDL
- a CDS encoding PTS sugar transporter subunit IIA — translated: MVTQLTNVNLINNNLQANNKKGLFEELASMLFENNRISNKEAFLADIEIRESQSITSMDGIAYPHSKSKAVTEPAIAVGVKREGIEYGDDDGINPTVFFMIASPDNGADHHIYVLQELFGKFSDEFIQNIHNAKDEQQILNILINS
- the manA gene encoding mannose-6-phosphate isomerase, class I, with amino-acid sequence MSDFSLANDSFVQRFFYPMTNVIQNYAWGSPSSFSQLFGINNQSGEPQAEIWMGAHPNGCSMVTDNGQQTTLSSLISKNLNLFLSEKVASRFGELPYLFKVLAAEKALSVQVHPNKQQAESGYALEEQQGIPMTAGNRNYKDPNHKPELVYALTDYTAMNGFRSINEILEHFHYLDIPELHSMVNDLAGDQTPNGLASFFASLLSLQGEQKGMALTMLLMKAKLSDALVFQLISELEQQYPGDVGLFAPLLLNVITLKPGQAMYLDAETPHAYIKGTGLEIMANSDNVLRAGLTPKYMDVNELVSCTRFKEKPADRLLLSPIEQGDVMEYQIPVEDFKFSIVQNSHQRRITTEGAEILLPLDESMVLTHQCGETCVIEKGQSVFIPAYAESYKLDCAGRVARAYS
- a CDS encoding putative bifunctional diguanylate cyclase/phosphodiesterase, coding for MNKIKRYPVNIVLSYLILSSLWVFFSDLAVESLSNDLQEHALAQTIKGLIFIVLTSTLLWIMVRKNNRDLESANDLDSVTGLHSPSVFYRYLNKRLKKSQVTDHYVLFLLDIDNFKSVADQIGFENTNSFLKDIARSIELPIEHLPLSSRVHSDGFACLVKLNDKEDIESYIALVHRRFNQCAYRYNTNATCCIGAALFPSDGHNAKQLMASATHALTEAKKSKNSIEFHDPKLTELERQRQEMVQELRKAIDDKAIDIVFQPKYNIENRLVSGVEVLSRWTHERYGVVSPDIFVALAEENHFCRDLTTLVLEKTAVQLRACGLLGSVLNSVSVNISAVELNSVDDMDHLDNYLRKDPEFARLLCLEITETAILKDIDQCAIAVQKLKKHGVSFSIDDFGVGYTSFGIFSKLDVDEIKVDRSYINGLEDDYRSRAITSGIIDIARGFGIHVVAEGVENAQQLSILKTLNCEQAQGYYLGYPVPSKQLKESITSETEPCSAT
- a CDS encoding helix-turn-helix transcriptional regulator; this encodes MIFHDLISSVLNEREPFHNIWFAGDFHTPPACSYQVNFPRLELVLDGEYVNEMESHDRKITNVIAKAGDAIFIPPNCWNKPNWDTDCSVLSMLFGRRQLGLSLVSKRKGEESFYDIQKHSIQTRSGFAIDNILEALSSLARESNKQPMDELLLQALLQYSKTMLEAPVEKSHSRVQDVYQGICIYIQENFHRQITRDSIASRFSISSNHLSRMFRQQGHMTLAEYITRVRVDRAKFMLKKYNFKLNEVSVRCGFKDVNYFCRVFKNRTGKTPTEYRGSI
- a CDS encoding PTS fructose transporter subunit IIABC, with translation MITTLINQDLIKLSLSADSKEDVFKELIDVLYAQGRISDKAQFLADIKAREEQGNTGFEEGIALPHAKSAAVIKPAVVIGVHKQGIEYGADDGQPSKLFFMIASPDGGDNHHIEVLAELSSKLIEEGFIESFMNAQSEQEALELLLSKPEPSETETNVEKQGFIIGVTGCPAGVAHTYLAAEALEKGAAALGYDIKVETNGSIGVKNSPTQEEIERADAIVVACDKQVDMARFAGKRVISTNVKAPIKDAQGLIKQALNAPSYQAEQTPTNQSVVEKASQARSDLYRYLMNGVSHMIPFVVTGGLLIALALAIGGEPSESGMAIPAGSMWNQILEVGVVAFTLMIPILAGYIAYAIADRPALTPGLIGGWIANNGSFYGADAGTGFIGAIIAGLLVGYFVKWITSFNYHKFVQPLVPIMIAPITGSLFIAGLFIFVIGAPIAGLMDALTALLTSMSTGNVVLLGIVLGGMAGFDMGGPFNKVAFLFSVGMIASGQTQFMGAMACAIPVAPLGMAIATRLGRKFDLFESSEIEAGKAAGAMGLVGISEGAIPFAAQDPMSVIPANVLGSMTAAVMAFSFGITNSVAHGGPVVALLGAMNYPMLALLCMASGAGVTAVTCIALKNLRKAKLATAAA